Part of the Aureitalea marina genome, AGTTTGAACGATCATTCTCCCCTGAAAAGAATTACGGTTTGTTTTACTTGAATCTGATCGCTCATCGGGATATCAGCAATCTTGTTGCCAGCCGATTTCAAGTGTACCATGAAAGCCCTCAAGTATTAGTGATACACCAAGGAAAGACCATTTATCACGCCTCACACGGACAGATAATGGGTGATCACATTGCGGAGCTTGTCAACCAGCTGGTTTAACCTTTGAAGGGTTCTGCGGGTAGCACTTTTGCCTCACAGTTTCCGAAACCGATGCGTACACCTTGGTGTTCGGAATAACCCTTTAAGGTAACCGTATCTCCGTCATTGATAAATTTACGTTGACTTCCGTCGTTTAATGTGATGGGATTCTGACCACGCCAGGTCAATTCCAACATGGAACCAAAGGATTCCTGTGTAGGCCCCGATATGGTTCCACTTCCCATCATATCTCCAGATCTAACATTACAACCATTAACGGTGTGATGCGTCAATTGTTGGGCCATGGACCAGTACATATATTTGAAGTTCGATCGACAAACGGTGGTTTCATCTCCATTTTCAGGACTGATAGTCACTTCCAGGTTGATATCGAAGTTCTTGTCTCCGACTTGCTGCAGATAGGGCAGGGGGACAGGGTCCTGATCGGGTCCGGCGGTTCTAAATGGCTCAAGAGCATCCAGGGTCACGATCCAGGGACTGATGGTAGACGCAAAGTTCTTACCAAGGAATGGGCCAAGAGGTACGTATTCCCAGGCCTGAATGTCTCGGGCGCTCCAATCATTGAAAAGGACCAAACCAAAGATGTAATCTTCTGCCTCGTCCAGTCCGATTCGCTTTCCAAGGTCATTGCTATCAGTGGTAATAAAGGCCATTTCCAATTCAAAATCCAAGAGCTTGGAAGGACCAAATCCGGGTACACCGTCTTCTCCCGGCTTTGTCTGACCGACTGGTCTTCTGATGGGAACCCCAGATGGAATAATGGACGAACTTCTACCGTGGTATCCAATTGGGATACGAAGCCAGTTGGGTAGGAGGGCATTCTCTGGATCTCTGAACAAGGAGCCCACATTGGTGGCGTGCTCTTTGGACGCGTAAAAATCAGTATAATCTCCAACATCCACCGGAAGCTGCATTTCGATCTCCTCCATACTGAACAGTACTTGTTTGCGATGCGCCTTGTTATCTCTAAGCCAGGGATTGTCCTTCATAAAGATCTCCGAGATCCTGTTTCTGACCAGTCGCCAAGTCTTTCTGCCGTCTGCGATGAAGTCGTTCAGACTGTCCTGTAGAAAGATATCGTCCGTCAGGTCGATTCCTTGAAAGTATCCCAGTTGATGTAGGGCGCCTAAATCGATGGCAGTATCCCCGATACGGGTACCGATGGTGATGATATCATCCCGGGTCAGGAAGACTCCAAAAGGTATATTCTGTATGGGGAAATCGGATTGTTCCGGAACCTCTAACCAGGTAGATCTGGATGGGTCATTTGCAGATAACGGCATAGCTAATTGGGTGTTGGTAAAATGTTAATCAAATATAGGATTTCTGGGATTCTAACCATAAGCTTTTACTATTTTTGAAGATATTCAAAAACACCCCTGAAATGATCGAACGTGACCAGCAGATCTTTGAACTGATCGATGCAGAAAAAGAGCGACAAACCAACGGATTGGAACTGATCGCCTCAGAGAATTTTGTGAGCCCCCAGGTCATGGAGGCAGCCGGTTCTGTACTGACCAATAAATACGCCGAAGGCTATCCTGGTAAGCGGTACTACGGTGGTTGTGAGGTAGTGGACGAAGTGGAGCGCGTTGCGATTGAGCGAGCCAAGACCCTATTCGGGGCTGAATATGCCAATGTACAGCCGCACAGTGGTTCTCAGGCTAATACAGCTGTTTTCTTTACGTGTATGAAACCGGGAGATAAGTTCCTGGGTTTTGACCTGGCGCATGGAGGTCACCTGACCCACGGATCGCCGGTGAACTTTTCCGGGCGTTTGTATAAGCCCGTGTTCTATGGAGTAGATCCGGATACCGGTCTACTTAATTACGATACCATTGAGGAGATCGCGGTCCGAGAACAACCCAAAATGATCATTGCCGGAGCTTCGGCCTATTCCCGTGAGATCGATTACAAACGATTCCGGGAGATCGCGGATAAGGTAGGCGCTATTTTGCTTGCCGATATTGCGCATCCGGCCGGTCTGATCGCCAAGGGAATATTGGCGGATCCAATTCCACATTGTCATGTGGTAACCACCACCACGCATAAGACCCTTAGAGGACCACGAGGAGGCTTGATCTTGATGGGGAAGGACTTTGAGAATCCATTCGGAATTACTCTGAAGAGTGGTAAGAAACGTATGATGTCTTCTCTGCTGGACAGTGGAATCTTTCCTGGGAACCAGGGAGGCCCATTGGAGCATATCATAGCTGCTAAGGCGATCGCCTTTGGTGAGGCCTTGACAGACGACTTCCTGCACTATATGGTGCAGGTCAAGAAGAATGCTGAGGTTATGGCACAGGCTTTTGTAGACAAGGGTTACCAGGTGATCTCCGGTGGTACAGACAACCACATGATGCTGATCGACCTGCGCAACAAGGATGTGACCGGGAAACAGGCGGAGGAAGCCCTAGGCGCAGCCGAGATCACTGTTAACAAGAACATGGTCCCCTTTGACGATAAATCTCCTTTTGTGACCAGTGGTATACGGATTGGGACAGCTGCGATCACCACGCGCGGTCTAGTGGAGTCCGATATGGCGCCCATAGTCGATCTGATCGATAAAGCGATCATGAACGCGGACAATGAGGAGATCCTTGATGAAGTAGCCGGGCAGGTGCATGCGATGATGGCGCACAGGCCGCTGTTTGTCAATGCCTAATTACGGAAGATGTTCAATGGGCTTAGAACAGAGCGTTTGTCCTTTGAGACAATAAGCACTGAGGATGCTATCTTTCTTTTAGAACTTCACAACTCCAAACCCTGGCAGCAAAACATCGGTGACCGTGGCCTGCGGACAGAAGAGGACGCTGCCAATTACATCCGTGATTCTTATTTACCCTTGTACGAGCAGGGCCTTGGCCCCTATAAATTAGTGCTTGAAAGCGGGGAGACCATAGGGACCTGTGGTATGTATCAGCGAGACAACCTGGATCATCCCGATCTTGGGTATGCATTACTTCCTGAGTACTTTAAACAGGGATACGCCCTGGAAGCGACCCAAGTCTTTATTGAACAGGTCAGAAAAGAGGGGCAACACCAAAAACTGCTGGCCATCACCTTGCCCTCCAATTTGCCATCGGTCAGCTTGCTTAAGCGGCTGGGGTTTCAGTTGGATGGCCCCTTTCAATTGCCTGACGATAAAGACGTGCTTCATTTGTTTTCCATTGAAATCTAAGTAGTTAATCTTCTCCTAAATTCATACTTACATCTTTAAGGGGCCGCAGGCAATGCTTAACTTCGTTGCGCTATGAAAGGACTAATCCTGGGATTGTTGTTGCTAATCTCAATCCCTAATTCTTCTGTTGTGATCGATTTTGGCAAGGAACAAGGTGCCTATGGCTGGCGGATCGTCAATGATGACGTTATGGGTGGTCGTTCTGCCTCATCGGCCTATCTCACGGAAAATACCCTGTATTTCGAAGGAGACGTCTCCTTAGAGAACAACGGTGGTTTTGCATCAATAAGGGCGCCTTACGGCAAATACGACCTTTCGTCCTTCCAGGAAGTAATCATCCGGGCTCGGGGATCCTCACGTGACTTTGCGCTGTCCTTTGACACCAACAGGGCTTGGTATCGACCAAACTACAAGGTGAATTTTACACCGAGTGATGATTGGCAGGAATTTCGATTTCCCTTGGTTGATCTAAAGCAATATTCCGTGGGACGTCCCACCGGTCGAACTATAGATCCTGACAAGCTTGATGCTGTCAAACGCTTGGGAATCATATTGTATGACAAACAGGCTGGGCCCTTTTGGCTGGAGGTGGATTTCATCCGGTTCCAATAGTTTTTTTCCTGCCCTTTTCTCCTTAAATTGAAAACTTCAAATCGTCATTCTATGAAGTCTGTTTTTCGCGCTTATTTATTACTTCTGATCCCAGTCCTGACCATGGGGCAGAATCGGGAGATTCCGGTGGATACCACTGTGGTTACCACCCATTCTTCAACGATTAACGGAACCCGTATCTCGTATACCGCTACTGCTGGGACCCAACCCGTTTGGGACGAGATGGGTAAACCCATTGCAACCTTATTTTATACCTACTACCAGCGTACCAACGCAGGCAGTCAGGCCGAGCGGCCCTTGATCATTTCCTTCAACGGTGGGCCTGGATCCGGTTCTGTTTGGATGCACGTAGCCTATACCGGGCCTCAGGTGCTAAACATTGACGATGAAGGCTATCCGGTCCAACCCTATGGTGTATCTGAGAACCCTTATTCTGTATTGGACGTGGCCGATATTGTTTTTGTAAACCCAGCCAATACAGGACTTTCTCGAACTATCCCCGCTTCCGGTAAGGAAGTTGACAGAGAGAAGTTCTTTGGTATCAATGCCGATGTGGAATACCTGGCAGAATGGATCAACACCTTTGTTACAAGGAACAACCGCTGGTCATCTCCAAAATACATCATTGGCGAGAGTTATGGCGGTACCCGAGTGATGGGACTAGCGTTGGAATTGCAACAGTCACAGTGGATGTACCTCAATGGGGTCATCATGGTGTCACCGGCGGATTACCAAGTCTTCAATTCGGATGCTGCTGTTTCTTCTGCACTCAATTTGCCGTATTACGCAGCTGCTGCCTGGCACCACAATATGCTTCCACCAGCCCTTCAGAATAAGGAATTGGAAGCCATGCTGCCTGAGGTGGAGGATTACGCCATTAATCAGCTGATGCCGGCCTTAGCCAAAGGCGGGTTTATCTCGGCTGCAGAAAAGAACGCAGTAGCCGATAAAATGGCCTATTATACCGGCCTTAGTAAGAAATCCATTTTACAGAATAACCTGGATGTGCCCACGCAGTTCTTTTGGAAGGATCTGCTCAGAGAACGCGATGGTTATACAGTCGGTCGCTTAGATTCGCGCTATCTGGGGATAGATGGCCGCGATGCAGGGGACGGTCCGGACTACAGTGCAGAGCTTACGTCCTGGCTGCATTCCTTTACACCAGCTATCAATTACTACATCCAAGAAGTGCTCAACTTTAAAACGGATATCAAGTACAATATGTTTGGGCCGGTACGCCCTTGGGATAACAGGAATAATAATGTACGAGAGGGACTGCGTCAGGCAATGGCCATGAATCCATACCTGAATGTCTTGGTGCAATCCGGTTATTACGACGGGGCGACCACCTACTTCAACGCTAAATATACCATGTGGAATGTGGATCCCAGTGGAAAGATGAAGGATAGGTTCGATTTCAAAGGATATCGCAGCGGGCATATGATGTATCTCAGAAGAGAAGACCTGAAAGCTGCCAACGACGATCTTCGGGTGTTTATTCAACGTACCCAGGCCAATGGTAAAGCGGCCAAATACGAATAGTAACTGGTAAGTAACAACAAGAACGCCGGCAAATGCCGGCGTTTTTTTTATCCTTTATGGTCGTCCGTCCGGGTCCGGAAAGACTATGGCTTCAGATGCACCGGCATCCGGATTGGTCAGACTCCTGATAACACCATTAATATCTACTGCAGGCGGTACGCCAGCCAGACCTATTCCATCGGCTCCGGATGTTCCAGACTCAATGTTGAGGTTGTTGGTGTCCACATCTTGAAAAGCGGGATCCACATTGAATACCACGTTTGTATAGAGGGTGGGATTTTCAAAATTGTAATTGGGATCATCCGCAAAATCCCCAGAGAAATCGTCGAATTTGATCAGGGAATTGGTAAAGTTGAAGTTGAACTGGGCAGAGGGATCTTCGATCAGACCCAATTCCAGGAATTCACTTCCATAGATAATGCAATTGGTGAAGTTAGCTTCGATCAGGTCCCGGACCTCAACCTGGTCCTCTGAAATGGGGAGTACGTTGTCTATTTGAACAGTAGGGAAGGTCCTAAAGCTGTTGCTCCAATAATTACCAAAGGTGCAATGGTTGAAATTGTATCTTCCTCCCAGAGAACAGGCCAAAGAGGCTTGACCGCTGTTGCTGATCACCACATTTTCACCGTACACATCTCCGGTACGCGCCAATAATCCAACATTGGAGTTATTGTAGATCTGAACATTGCTTAGGGTCAGTGTGCGATCTCCATCATTGCTATCCATCAGTATTCCCACAATACCATTCTTGATGGTCGTATAGCTAAACTCGTGGTCGGTGCTCCCTTGGGTCAGCCATATGGTACCCCATTGTCCTGGAACATCACTAAAGGCCGGTTCCAAACGGTCTCCCTCAAAGATCACCTGATTTTCCATAGCAACCGGATCTGAACTTGGAGCCCCATTGACCTTCATGGATGCGTCCGGAGCTACCAGGATACCACTATTGGCATGAAAATGAACACGTGCTCCCGCGTCCACAGTCAATGTACGGTCGTTGGGGACTGCCGCATAGCCATAGATCACATAAGGTTTTTCATTGGTAAAATTGAGTTCATCATCCTCCAGCACAAACCCTTCGATAGCAATATCGTTCCCATCTGCATCCATACCAATGGTTATGGTCTCAACAGTTCCATCCTCGTTCTGATCAGGGAACAGGAAAATAGCGTCCTGTACCAGGCTAACCAATTCTACTTGCTGTTGTCTCCCGCCCGGATCGAAAAGGATCTGGTCGGTGTACAAGAACTCAGTATTTCCATTATTCGGCAGGTTGTTGATGTCTATGGTGGTCTCCACAAAAACAAAAATGCTATCCTTAGCCAGTATTCTGACATTTTCGAAGGTCTTACCGGGAATCCCGTCTACGTTCAATCGATAAAAGGAAGATTCTCCTTGGCCCAGTCGGACACTGGGAATGCTAATATCATCATCGCTGCGGTTATATACTTTGAAGGTATAGGTACTTGATCCGATATTGGTAAACACCGTATCGAGAAAAATGGTATCGGAAGAAAATTCGAGGTTACCGGTAGAAGGGGTGGTCTCAAAGTCATTTCGACAAGAGCTCCAAACAACAATCATCAGGAGCAGAACCAGACCGGAAAAATATCTCATGAAATCAAATTTGAGTAAAAATATAACAATTTATTCAGCCAGATCGTATCTCTGCTACCTCGGAACGACCCTAATTTTAAATAGTCTGTCCCAATTCTTACCAGTGACATACAAAATGCCGGGCTCGCCTTTATAGGCAATTCCGTTGAGTACATTCAATTCCGGGTGTTGGGTCACCTCATCTTTCAATCCTTTCAGATCTATCACGCCTTCTACTGCCCCTGTTTCAGGGTTTACAATAGCGATGGCATCCTTTTCATATCGGTTGGCGTAGATCTTTCCATCCACCCATTCCAATTCATTTACATTAGGGATTTTGCTGGAGTGGGTGTAGATCTCAATATAATCGATCTCCGCCAGTGTTTCCGGATCCAAACGCCAGATTCGCTCCGTTCCATCACTCTTGTACAAATATTGTCCGTCATTACAGAGTCCCCAACCTTCCTTACTTTGGCCGTACACAAAGGTTCCGGTCTGTTGCAGATCTTCCTGGTTGTAGATATAACCTATATTCTCTCGCCAAGTGAGTTGATAGACCTTATTGTTTAGTACAGTAAGTCCCTCTCCAAAATACTTGTCCTTCAGATTGGTTTTTCTGATCACCTCCCCGGTTTCCATTCTGGTCTGGCGTATGGAGGATTCGCCATATTGACCAGTGCTTTCGAATAACAGCTCACCGCCAAATTCCAAACCTTGCGTATAGGCTTCCATATCATGGGGATAGCTCTCCAGTATCTCATAGGTGAACAGGGAAGGAACTTCACTGGACAGTAGGGTGACTTCGTCTTCCAGGTCGTATGCATTACCGCCGGTAAAGACCGTCGCTGTCAAATTTCTTTTACCAAGTTTTTGATCCTGAATAAGGATGGATGCTTTTCCGTCCGAAGAACCAAGCTGCCGATCACCATCCAGGGAATAGACTACAGAATCAATTGGTAAATTCTTTTGATTCTGCAGACTCACCTCGATGGACTTGTTTACGGCATATGCCTTTTTTGAATCAGAGAATTTTATTGAAAGGCCATTTTCAGAAGGGTCGGAACTTCCACCACAACCTAGTAGGAGCAGGGGTAGGCTCAAGCCGATCAAGAAGTTAGGTAACGAGCTATTCATTTCAGGGGTTTGTCGCGAAAGTACGAACTTATAATTGTCTGTCAAATTGTTTGCCCAAGGGGTTAAATCGACGTATCTTTGCGTCGGCAAGTCCTACACGACCAGCTCCTGTTGAATCCCCCAGGGTGGGAACACAGCAAGGGTAGACGGTTGTAGCGGTGCGATGTAGGTAGCTTGCCATTTTTTGTACCCGAAATTCTCCTCTCTTCTTCCCGTTTGCATACTAAGTCTCTTCTGCTCATCTTTGTGCTTTATCGCTGAGTCTATGTCAGGAGTCGTATTGATCACCGGAGGGTCTTCCGGATTAGGTAGGTCCATGGGTGTTTACTTGCAAGAAAAGGGGTTCCAGGTCTTCGGTACAAGCCGGAATCCTGAAGGGGTTAGCGATTCCCAGTTTCCGCTGGTTAAGATGGATGTGCGTTCTCCTGAGTCTATAGCCGCCGGAGTATCTGAGATATTGAAGAATGCGGGTCGGATCGATGTATTGGTGAACAATGCAGGTGTCGGTATTACCGGGCCATTGGAAGAAACCCCTCAGGAGGCAATTCACAATGCCTTCCAGACCAATGTCTATGGGCCAATTGAAGTGACCAAAGCAGTTTTACCTGCCATGCGTGAGCAGGGGAGTGGATTGATCATCAATGTGACTTCTATCGCTGGTTTTATGGGATTACCCTTTCGAGGGGTATATTCCGCAAGTAAAGGTGCTTTAGAACTGATCACAGAAGCTTGGCGGATGGAATTGGCATCCTTTGGGATTAAGATGACCAACCTAGCTCCGGGCGATTTTGCCACCAATATTGCAGCCGGACGATTCCATGCACCTCTAATCGATGATTCGCCTTACCATAGAACATACGGGGATTCACTTCAACTGATGAACGAGCATGTGGATCAAGGGATGGATCCTGAGGTCATGGCCAATGCCGTTTACAACATCATAAAAAAGAATAACCCAAAGGTCGGATACCGTGTAGGTTCAGGCCTACAGAAGTTCTCGATTGTACTAAAAAAGGTATTACCGGGTAAAATGTACGAGAAACTGTTGATGAAACATTACAGGCTTAATCGCTAATTTCTAAGCCGAACTGAAATTAACTGGCTCCTAATTTTTTACTGCTGGCTGAGCTTTGTAATTTTGCTGCCATCAAACTGGAAAAATTCACTCTATGAAATTCTTTATCGATACCGCCAATCTTGAGCAGATCAAAGAAGCCCAGGACCTGGGTGTTTTGGACGGGGTTACCACCAATCCTTCCTTAATGGCCAAAGAAGGTATAACTGGTCACGATAACATCATGAAACATTATGTAGATATCTGTCAGATCGTCGATGGAGACGTTTCTGCAGAGGTCATTTCGACCGACTTCGAAGGCATGGTTCGGGAAGGTGAAGCGCTGGCTGAGCTGCACGAGCAGATTGTGGTTAAGGTACCCATGATCAAAGAAGGTGTAAAAGCAATAAAGTATTTCAGTGATAAAGACATCAAGACCAATTGTACGCTGGTCTTTTCGCCGGGACAAGCTTTATTGGCAGCTAAAGCAGGAGCGACTTATGTTTCACCATTTATCGGCCGTCTGGATGATATCTCGACAGATGGATTGAATCTGATTGCCGAGATCCGTCACATCTACGATAACTACGGATACGAAA contains:
- the glyA gene encoding serine hydroxymethyltransferase; protein product: MERDQQIFELIDAEKERQTNGLELIASENFVSPQVMEAAGSVLTNKYAEGYPGKRYYGGCEVVDEVERVAIERAKTLFGAEYANVQPHSGSQANTAVFFTCMKPGDKFLGFDLAHGGHLTHGSPVNFSGRLYKPVFYGVDPDTGLLNYDTIEEIAVREQPKMIIAGASAYSREIDYKRFREIADKVGAILLADIAHPAGLIAKGILADPIPHCHVVTTTTHKTLRGPRGGLILMGKDFENPFGITLKSGKKRMMSSLLDSGIFPGNQGGPLEHIIAAKAIAFGEALTDDFLHYMVQVKKNAEVMAQAFVDKGYQVISGGTDNHMMLIDLRNKDVTGKQAEEALGAAEITVNKNMVPFDDKSPFVTSGIRIGTAAITTRGLVESDMAPIVDLIDKAIMNADNEEILDEVAGQVHAMMAHRPLFVNA
- the fsa gene encoding fructose-6-phosphate aldolase, with amino-acid sequence MKFFIDTANLEQIKEAQDLGVLDGVTTNPSLMAKEGITGHDNIMKHYVDICQIVDGDVSAEVISTDFEGMVREGEALAELHEQIVVKVPMIKEGVKAIKYFSDKDIKTNCTLVFSPGQALLAAKAGATYVSPFIGRLDDISTDGLNLIAEIRHIYDNYGYETQILAASVRHTMHVIECSKIGADVMTGPLSSIEGLLKHPLTDIGLAKFLADFNKGN
- a CDS encoding S10 family peptidase, with amino-acid sequence MKSVFRAYLLLLIPVLTMGQNREIPVDTTVVTTHSSTINGTRISYTATAGTQPVWDEMGKPIATLFYTYYQRTNAGSQAERPLIISFNGGPGSGSVWMHVAYTGPQVLNIDDEGYPVQPYGVSENPYSVLDVADIVFVNPANTGLSRTIPASGKEVDREKFFGINADVEYLAEWINTFVTRNNRWSSPKYIIGESYGGTRVMGLALELQQSQWMYLNGVIMVSPADYQVFNSDAAVSSALNLPYYAAAAWHHNMLPPALQNKELEAMLPEVEDYAINQLMPALAKGGFISAAEKNAVADKMAYYTGLSKKSILQNNLDVPTQFFWKDLLRERDGYTVGRLDSRYLGIDGRDAGDGPDYSAELTSWLHSFTPAINYYIQEVLNFKTDIKYNMFGPVRPWDNRNNNVREGLRQAMAMNPYLNVLVQSGYYDGATTYFNAKYTMWNVDPSGKMKDRFDFKGYRSGHMMYLRREDLKAANDDLRVFIQRTQANGKAAKYE
- a CDS encoding SDR family oxidoreductase encodes the protein MSGVVLITGGSSGLGRSMGVYLQEKGFQVFGTSRNPEGVSDSQFPLVKMDVRSPESIAAGVSEILKNAGRIDVLVNNAGVGITGPLEETPQEAIHNAFQTNVYGPIEVTKAVLPAMREQGSGLIINVTSIAGFMGLPFRGVYSASKGALELITEAWRMELASFGIKMTNLAPGDFATNIAAGRFHAPLIDDSPYHRTYGDSLQLMNEHVDQGMDPEVMANAVYNIIKKNNPKVGYRVGSGLQKFSIVLKKVLPGKMYEKLLMKHYRLNR
- a CDS encoding CIA30 family protein; this translates as MKGLILGLLLLISIPNSSVVIDFGKEQGAYGWRIVNDDVMGGRSASSAYLTENTLYFEGDVSLENNGGFASIRAPYGKYDLSSFQEVIIRARGSSRDFALSFDTNRAWYRPNYKVNFTPSDDWQEFRFPLVDLKQYSVGRPTGRTIDPDKLDAVKRLGIILYDKQAGPFWLEVDFIRFQ
- the fahA gene encoding fumarylacetoacetase; its protein translation is MPLSANDPSRSTWLEVPEQSDFPIQNIPFGVFLTRDDIITIGTRIGDTAIDLGALHQLGYFQGIDLTDDIFLQDSLNDFIADGRKTWRLVRNRISEIFMKDNPWLRDNKAHRKQVLFSMEEIEMQLPVDVGDYTDFYASKEHATNVGSLFRDPENALLPNWLRIPIGYHGRSSSIIPSGVPIRRPVGQTKPGEDGVPGFGPSKLLDFELEMAFITTDSNDLGKRIGLDEAEDYIFGLVLFNDWSARDIQAWEYVPLGPFLGKNFASTISPWIVTLDALEPFRTAGPDQDPVPLPYLQQVGDKNFDINLEVTISPENGDETTVCRSNFKYMYWSMAQQLTHHTVNGCNVRSGDMMGSGTISGPTQESFGSMLELTWRGQNPITLNDGSQRKFINDGDTVTLKGYSEHQGVRIGFGNCEAKVLPAEPFKG
- a CDS encoding GNAT family N-acetyltransferase, with product MFNGLRTERLSFETISTEDAIFLLELHNSKPWQQNIGDRGLRTEEDAANYIRDSYLPLYEQGLGPYKLVLESGETIGTCGMYQRDNLDHPDLGYALLPEYFKQGYALEATQVFIEQVRKEGQHQKLLAITLPSNLPSVSLLKRLGFQLDGPFQLPDDKDVLHLFSIEI
- a CDS encoding glutaminyl-peptide cyclotransferase, which codes for MNSSLPNFLIGLSLPLLLLGCGGSSDPSENGLSIKFSDSKKAYAVNKSIEVSLQNQKNLPIDSVVYSLDGDRQLGSSDGKASILIQDQKLGKRNLTATVFTGGNAYDLEDEVTLLSSEVPSLFTYEILESYPHDMEAYTQGLEFGGELLFESTGQYGESSIRQTRMETGEVIRKTNLKDKYFGEGLTVLNNKVYQLTWRENIGYIYNQEDLQQTGTFVYGQSKEGWGLCNDGQYLYKSDGTERIWRLDPETLAEIDYIEIYTHSSKIPNVNELEWVDGKIYANRYEKDAIAIVNPETGAVEGVIDLKGLKDEVTQHPELNVLNGIAYKGEPGILYVTGKNWDRLFKIRVVPR
- the ytxJ gene encoding bacillithiol system redox-active protein YtxJ; translation: MFKWFGSSKDSSEAKPTLNWQELTEIEQLDQVETDSQEKPVVLFKHSTRCGISRMALNQFERSFSPEKNYGLFYLNLIAHRDISNLVASRFQVYHESPQVLVIHQGKTIYHASHGQIMGDHIAELVNQLV